Proteins encoded by one window of Cylindrospermum stagnale PCC 7417:
- a CDS encoding DedA family protein → MVNSSLTRIHPTLIRVRCGTSAVSVKSLGYFGVWGIILAESGLLIGFFLPGDSLLFTAGFLASLPKSELNIWVLIFGAFVCAVLGDNVGYATGHKFGRFPNSRLGRTRKPGESARINVADQSVKAR, encoded by the coding sequence TTGGTCAATTCCTCACTCACGCGCATTCATCCCACACTCATTCGAGTGAGATGTGGGACTTCTGCTGTTTCTGTTAAATCACTGGGTTACTTTGGAGTATGGGGAATTATCTTGGCTGAATCTGGCTTGTTGATTGGTTTTTTTCTACCTGGGGATAGTTTATTGTTCACAGCGGGATTTCTCGCATCTCTGCCGAAATCAGAGCTTAACATCTGGGTGCTGATTTTTGGTGCTTTTGTATGTGCTGTGCTTGGTGATAATGTTGGCTATGCTACAGGACATAAATTTGGTCGATTCCCCAATTCCCGCCTAGGCAGGACTCGGAAACCAGGAGAAAGTGCCAGAATAAATGTTGCAGACCAAAGCGTCAAGGCACGGTGA
- the folD gene encoding bifunctional methylenetetrahydrofolate dehydrogenase/methenyltetrahydrofolate cyclohydrolase FolD, whose translation MERQTAKLLDGKALAEKIYHQLTVVITESQPKIGRPPGLAVLMVGDNPASAAYVGNKEKACAKVGIASFGKHFPTNTSLGELEDVIAALNHDPRVDGILVQLPLPKHLDAVTLLHQIHPDKDADGLHPVNLGRLVRGEAGLRSCTPAGVMRLLAEYKIPLAGKQAVVVGRSILVGKPMALMLLEADATVTIAHSRSHNLKAITQNADILIAAAGLPGLITADMVKPGAVVVDVGMNRVTDANGKSRLVGDVHLEATAGVAEFLTPVPGGVGPMTVAMLLQNTVSSYLRATKA comes from the coding sequence ATGGAAAGACAAACTGCCAAACTACTTGATGGTAAAGCGTTAGCCGAAAAAATTTATCATCAACTGACTGTTGTCATTACAGAATCACAACCCAAAATTGGCCGGCCCCCTGGTTTAGCCGTGCTGATGGTTGGCGACAACCCAGCTTCAGCCGCTTATGTAGGCAATAAGGAAAAAGCCTGCGCTAAAGTGGGTATTGCCTCTTTTGGCAAGCATTTTCCCACCAATACCAGCCTTGGGGAACTAGAGGATGTGATTGCGGCACTTAACCACGACCCACGAGTAGATGGCATTTTGGTACAGTTACCTTTGCCAAAGCACTTAGACGCTGTCACCCTCTTACATCAAATTCACCCCGACAAAGACGCCGATGGACTGCACCCGGTTAACTTGGGGCGATTAGTCCGGGGAGAGGCGGGTTTACGCAGTTGCACCCCGGCTGGTGTGATGCGGCTGTTGGCAGAATATAAAATTCCTCTGGCAGGAAAACAGGCAGTAGTGGTGGGACGCAGTATTTTAGTGGGTAAACCAATGGCGTTGATGTTATTGGAGGCAGATGCTACCGTTACCATTGCTCACTCGCGATCGCACAACTTGAAAGCCATCACCCAGAATGCTGATATTCTAATTGCAGCAGCAGGTCTTCCGGGACTGATTACTGCTGATATGGTGAAACCAGGTGCTGTTGTGGTAGATGTGGGAATGAATCGCGTCACTGACGCCAATGGCAAAAGTCGTTTAGTCGGCGATGTCCATTTGGAAGCAACCGCTGGTGTGGCAGAATTTCTCACCCCAGTTCCTGGCGGCGTTGGCCCGATGACTGTCGCCATGTTGTTGCAAAATACAGTCTCTAGCTATTTGCGGGCGACAAAAGCGTGA
- a CDS encoding ABC transporter ATP-binding protein: protein MKTRSNYWQLLPYIRPQWSTIAKGLIGIFGYVLATLTLINLAGKLAIPFGEGNIIAIAQLTGICALVFLVRGFFQSVQDLYMARAALRIAFNLRQQVYAHLQKLNLSYFETAKAGDLSYRLTEDIDRVGEVVNKLFHDFTPCALQLVAIPIYMIYLNWQLTLATVIVAPLMGILIGWFGERLQKYSRRSQNRVSDLSAILTEVFNGIRLVQAFAAENYEIARFSQEAERSLSAKYSAERLKAIQIPIVGFLEALSALSLLMVGTWQISQRNLTVAEFFSYLTAAALLIDPIGHTTNNYNEFKQGEASVDRVFELMAIQPTVAEKPQAIALPPVSGKVEYRHVSFAYKPGEPVIQDISLLVMPGEAIALVGASGAGKTTFVNLLPRFYDPEVGQILIDGVDIRDVTLHSLRRQIGIVPQETIMFSGTIAQNIAFGQDYFDLSAVENAAKIANAHQFIMQLPEGYQTWVGERGVNLSGGQRQRIAIARAVLLNPQILILDEATSALDSESEALVQEALERLMQKRTVLIIAHRLSTVRKCDRILVLEQGQIVESGTHAELLALKRRYARFYAQQFS from the coding sequence TTGAAAACGCGTTCTAATTATTGGCAACTGCTACCTTATATTCGACCCCAGTGGTCAACCATCGCTAAGGGTTTAATTGGGATCTTTGGATATGTGCTGGCGACATTAACCCTAATTAATCTTGCGGGTAAATTGGCGATTCCCTTTGGAGAGGGTAATATCATTGCGATCGCGCAATTGACGGGAATTTGTGCCTTGGTATTTCTGGTACGCGGCTTTTTTCAGTCTGTGCAAGATTTATACATGGCGAGGGCGGCTTTAAGAATTGCCTTTAATCTCCGCCAGCAAGTCTACGCCCATTTGCAAAAGCTGAATCTCAGCTATTTTGAAACCGCCAAAGCAGGTGATTTATCTTACCGGCTCACGGAAGATATTGACCGTGTGGGGGAAGTGGTAAATAAACTCTTTCACGATTTTACCCCCTGCGCTTTACAGTTGGTGGCAATTCCCATCTACATGATTTACCTGAATTGGCAACTCACACTAGCCACGGTGATTGTGGCCCCGCTGATGGGGATTTTAATTGGCTGGTTTGGTGAACGGTTGCAAAAATATTCCCGTCGCAGTCAAAATCGGGTGTCGGATTTATCGGCTATCCTCACGGAAGTTTTCAATGGTATCCGTTTGGTACAAGCTTTTGCGGCGGAAAACTACGAAATCGCCCGATTTAGCCAAGAAGCAGAACGCAGTCTCAGTGCGAAATACTCAGCGGAACGACTGAAGGCGATTCAGATTCCCATAGTCGGATTTTTGGAAGCTTTGAGTGCGTTATCGTTGCTGATGGTGGGAACCTGGCAAATTTCTCAACGAAATTTGACAGTGGCGGAGTTTTTTAGTTACCTGACTGCGGCGGCGTTGTTAATTGATCCGATTGGTCACACTACTAACAACTACAACGAGTTTAAGCAAGGTGAGGCATCGGTTGACCGCGTTTTTGAGTTGATGGCGATTCAACCGACAGTTGCAGAAAAACCACAGGCGATCGCACTTCCCCCAGTCAGCGGTAAGGTAGAATATCGCCATGTCAGCTTTGCCTACAAACCCGGTGAGCCTGTAATCCAGGATATCAGCTTGTTAGTTATGCCTGGGGAAGCGATCGCACTTGTGGGGGCTTCTGGTGCTGGTAAAACCACCTTTGTGAATCTGTTACCCCGTTTTTACGATCCGGAAGTTGGGCAAATCTTGATTGATGGCGTTGATATTCGGGATGTGACTTTGCATAGTCTGCGGCGACAAATTGGCATAGTTCCCCAAGAAACCATCATGTTTTCGGGGACGATTGCCCAAAATATCGCTTTTGGACAAGATTATTTTGATCTGTCAGCAGTTGAGAATGCGGCTAAAATTGCGAATGCCCATCAATTTATTATGCAGCTACCAGAAGGTTATCAGACCTGGGTGGGTGAGCGTGGGGTAAATTTATCTGGTGGACAAAGACAAAGAATTGCGATCGCACGTGCTGTGTTACTCAACCCGCAAATCTTGATTTTGGATGAAGCGACATCGGCGTTAGATTCTGAGTCGGAAGCTCTGGTGCAGGAAGCATTGGAGAGATTGATGCAAAAACGCACTGTTTTGATTATAGCGCATCGATTATCAACGGTGAGAAAGTGCGATCGCATTTTGGTTTTGGAACAAGGGCAAATTGTGGAATCAGGAACTCATGCGGAATTATTAGCCCTTAAGCGTCGCTATGCCAGATTTTACGCCCAGCAATTTAGTTAA
- the crtE gene encoding geranylgeranyl diphosphate synthase CrtE, translating to MVATDNLQKTPEEAKLNLAAYLKERQKLCNTALDQSIPVVYPEKIYESMRYSLLAGGKRIRPILCLAACEMMGGTIDMAMPTACALEMIHTMSLIHDDLPAMDNDDYRRGKLTNHKVYGENIAILAGDGLLALAFEFPATQTPANVPHERVLQVIARLGKALGAAGLVGGQVVDLDSEGKLDISLETLNFIHNHKTAALLEASVVCGGLLAGASSEDIQRLTRYAQSIGLAFQIIDDILDITATLEQLGKTAGKDLTAKKVTYPSLWGIEESRSKATQLVEAACAELAPFGEKALPLQAIAHYIVSRNH from the coding sequence ATGGTAGCAACGGACAATCTTCAAAAAACACCAGAGGAAGCCAAGTTAAACCTCGCCGCCTATCTCAAAGAGCGACAAAAGCTTTGTAACACTGCTTTGGATCAATCGATTCCCGTCGTTTATCCAGAAAAGATTTACGAATCAATGCGCTACTCGCTATTAGCAGGAGGCAAGCGGATACGCCCCATTCTCTGCCTTGCTGCCTGTGAAATGATGGGCGGCACAATCGATATGGCCATGCCGACAGCTTGCGCCTTAGAGATGATCCACACTATGTCCTTGATTCACGACGACCTGCCAGCAATGGATAACGATGATTACCGTCGCGGCAAACTCACGAATCACAAGGTCTATGGCGAAAATATTGCAATTTTGGCTGGAGATGGTTTGTTGGCTTTAGCTTTTGAGTTTCCAGCCACACAAACCCCTGCAAATGTGCCACATGAGCGAGTATTACAGGTAATTGCCCGCTTAGGCAAAGCGCTGGGGGCTGCTGGTTTAGTTGGCGGTCAAGTGGTGGATTTGGATTCAGAAGGTAAGTTAGATATTTCTCTAGAAACCCTGAATTTCATTCATAATCACAAAACAGCCGCCCTATTAGAAGCTTCGGTTGTTTGTGGTGGGCTTTTAGCCGGGGCATCATCTGAAGATATCCAACGACTCACTCGTTACGCTCAAAGTATTGGGCTGGCATTCCAAATTATCGATGATATTTTGGATATCACCGCTACCTTAGAGCAATTAGGCAAAACCGCTGGTAAAGACCTCACAGCCAAGAAAGTAACCTATCCTAGCCTTTGGGGAATTGAGGAATCACGCTCTAAGGCTACACAGCTAGTTGAGGCAGCTTGTGCGGAATTAGCACCGTTTGGGGAAAAAGCGTTACCTCTCCAAGCGATCGCTCATTACATCGTCAGTCGTAATCATTAG
- a CDS encoding divergent PAP2 family protein, translated as MQDIGSILDNRVLLVALVACFIAQGLKLVVEIVKNRKLNVRVLVTTGGMPSAHSALVTALAAGVGQTIGWASPDFALATVFAIIVMYDAAGVRQAAGKQARILNQMIDELFDEKHEFSQDRLKELLGHTPVQVIAGSALGVTIYWLSRSAY; from the coding sequence ATGCAGGACATAGGCAGCATCTTAGACAACCGGGTTCTGCTGGTTGCTCTGGTAGCTTGTTTCATTGCTCAAGGATTGAAACTTGTAGTCGAAATAGTCAAAAATCGCAAACTGAATGTACGTGTTTTAGTCACCACTGGCGGTATGCCCAGCGCCCACTCAGCTTTGGTGACAGCTCTTGCAGCTGGTGTCGGGCAAACTATTGGTTGGGCATCTCCTGACTTTGCTCTAGCTACAGTTTTTGCCATCATCGTCATGTACGACGCCGCAGGAGTTCGTCAAGCCGCCGGTAAACAAGCGCGTATTCTCAATCAAATGATTGATGAACTATTTGATGAAAAGCATGAATTTAGCCAAGACCGCCTCAAGGAATTACTCGGACATACACCTGTTCAGGTAATAGCTGGGTCGGCTTTGGGTGTAACTATTTATTGGTTATCTAGGTCTGCTTATTAG
- a CDS encoding RNA-guided endonuclease InsQ/TnpB family protein → MKISYQYKIKPTKEQAEKINKTLEMLRCQYNYLLAQRLDWYEMNRSPIDRCPLICHLPELKEQPNYYNQKASLVQLKLDRPWYKDIHSQVLQEVPKKVELAFDRWLKGDVNGKKSGRPRFKGQGQYKTFTYTQFKRHHFVNNKITLSKIGDIKVIVHRPIPVGEACPKGLGFEIKTVSVTKKADGYYITLSLDDKSVPIVKPDFNPDNIVGIDLGLIDFYVASDDSRIKAPKYLRKAERLLKSLQRLVSRRKKGSNRRKKALKKLGKQHKKVADTRKDFHFKTAKLLLDKYDVIAVEKLNIKGLVKTKLAKSINDAGWSQFLTILSNKAANAGLKVIAVNPNGTSLECSNCGSKVIKPLSQRMHNCPVCHTSLCRDLNAAINIKNRGTHGLKAQSMSGLGVVEKPTLTCKGVCGVRHSKQIKND, encoded by the coding sequence GTGAAAATCTCATATCAGTACAAAATTAAACCAACTAAAGAACAGGCGGAAAAAATTAATAAAACACTGGAAATGTTGCGTTGTCAATATAACTACTTGTTGGCTCAAAGATTGGACTGGTATGAGATGAATCGTAGTCCTATTGATAGATGTCCATTAATTTGCCATCTGCCCGAATTAAAAGAACAGCCTAACTATTACAATCAAAAAGCATCTCTAGTTCAACTCAAATTAGATAGACCTTGGTACAAAGATATTCACTCTCAGGTACTTCAAGAAGTTCCTAAGAAAGTTGAATTAGCTTTTGATAGATGGTTAAAAGGTGACGTTAATGGCAAGAAATCAGGTAGACCTAGATTCAAGGGTCAAGGACAATACAAAACTTTTACTTATACCCAATTTAAAAGACATCATTTTGTTAACAACAAAATCACGCTATCAAAAATTGGAGATATCAAGGTAATTGTTCATCGCCCAATACCCGTTGGTGAAGCCTGCCCGAAGGGCTTAGGATTTGAGATCAAAACTGTATCTGTCACCAAAAAAGCGGATGGTTACTACATCACTCTCAGCCTTGATGACAAATCAGTTCCTATCGTTAAGCCTGACTTTAATCCTGACAATATTGTTGGCATTGATCTTGGCTTAATTGATTTCTATGTAGCTTCTGATGATTCTAGAATCAAAGCACCTAAATATCTACGCAAAGCTGAACGCTTGCTTAAATCATTGCAGCGTCTGGTATCAAGGCGGAAAAAAGGTTCTAACAGACGCAAAAAAGCTCTTAAAAAATTGGGTAAACAGCATAAAAAAGTGGCTGATACTCGTAAAGATTTCCACTTTAAAACAGCTAAATTACTACTCGATAAGTATGATGTTATAGCTGTGGAAAAATTGAATATCAAAGGACTCGTTAAAACTAAATTAGCTAAAAGTATTAATGATGCTGGTTGGAGTCAGTTTTTAACCATACTTTCAAACAAAGCCGCGAATGCTGGTTTAAAAGTAATCGCTGTAAATCCGAACGGTACTAGCCTTGAATGCTCTAATTGTGGTTCCAAGGTAATAAAGCCGCTATCCCAAAGAATGCACAATTGTCCAGTTTGTCATACAAGTTTGTGCAGGGATCTAAATGCGGCTATCAATATCAAGAACCGTGGGACGCACGGTCTTAAAGCTCAATCAATGTCCGGATTAGGAGTCGTTGAGAAGCCCACACTCACCTGCAAGGGAGTGTGTGGAGTACGTCACTCAAAACAGATAAAGAATGACTAA
- a CDS encoding NUDIX hydrolase — MNDQFVHVAIAILYQENKFLMQLRDNIPGIAYPGCWGLFGGHIETGETPNVALKRELIEEIGYDLPSFSEFGIYPDEKVVRHVFQAPLLVELNQLVLSEGWDLGLLTPEDIRRGGGYSAIAGEVRPLGLTHQQIMLDFIEKNHQSSVVS; from the coding sequence ATGAATGATCAATTTGTGCATGTAGCGATCGCTATTCTCTACCAAGAAAACAAGTTTCTCATGCAGCTGCGAGACAACATCCCCGGTATTGCCTATCCAGGTTGCTGGGGACTGTTTGGTGGTCACATCGAAACGGGTGAAACCCCAAATGTCGCACTCAAGCGGGAACTGATCGAAGAAATCGGCTACGATTTACCGTCGTTTTCCGAATTTGGCATTTATCCTGATGAAAAAGTTGTCCGTCATGTTTTTCAAGCACCACTTTTGGTGGAATTAAATCAACTGGTGCTGAGTGAAGGTTGGGATTTGGGGTTATTGACGCCAGAAGATATTCGCCGGGGTGGCGGTTATTCAGCTATTGCTGGTGAAGTGCGACCATTGGGGTTAACACATCAGCAAATTATGCTGGATTTTATCGAAAAAAATCATCAATCATCAGTGGTGAGTTAG